GGGTATCGATGACGCAATGGCCATTATTTTTGCTGAAGCCCACCCGGAAATTGAGTTAATGGCCATTACCACTGTGTACGGTAATGCCACCATAGACAATGCTACTCACAACGCCCTCTATCTGAAGCAGAAATACAATATGCAGGCAGATGTCGCAAAGGGAACGGATAAGCCTTTAGTACGCCCGCCGGTAGGCGCTACGGTAGTGGTGCATGGTGAAGCTGGTTTCGGCGATGTAAAAGCTCCGGAATCTCTGGAGGTAACGGCAGATCCCAGACCTGCTTATCAATATATTATCGACAGTGTCAGGGCAGAACCGGGAGAGATTACTCTGGTTGCCGTAGGGCCTCTGACCAATCTGGCTCTGGCTCTTGAAGCCGATCCAGAGATCGTTAATCTGGTTAAAGAGGTGGTCATTATGGGGGGAGCCTTTGGTGAGAATGACCATAGAGGTAACGTTACCCCGTATGCTGAAGCGAACATTCACGACGACCCTCATGCGGCTGACAAGGTGTTCACCGCTTCATGGCCGGTTGTTATTATCGGGCTGGATGTTACGGAAGAGAGCTTCTTTACCAGCCAGTACCTGGACGAGCTGCGTGATGATGCCGGAGAAGTAGGGCAGTTTATCTGGGATGTCAGCCGTTACTATCTGAAATTCTACTCTGAAAAAGTCGGTATGGACGGTTGTCACGTTCATGATCCTTCAGCTATTGCCTATGTTATTGACCCGTCTCTGTTTACCCTGCGAAGCGGTGCAGTAAGAGTGGTGACTGACGGTCCGGCAGAAGGTCACACCATGCAAAAAATAGATAAGCGTGGTTATATGCATGATGAGTGGAGTGTTTATCCCGCTCAAAATGTCGGTGTTAAGGTGGATAGTGACACCTTATTATCCCTCTATCGTGAAACCATCATTGACTATTCGAAAAAATAGTCGCTTATTTCTCTTAAAGGCAGCTTACAAACAGGCTGCCTTTTTCATGGCCTGTCAGAAAAGTAAATCAGAGGCCGCGGCTGAGTTGAATTTGCCATAACCGCAAAGGATAAATCTGCTAAACTAACCCGGTTTTCGTTATGCGGGTTTTATTTTGAGTCAGACTGATATTTTGCAGAAAATTGCCAGCTTTACCTCTATTGAGCAGGCACTGGAATATTTTGAAATAGACTTTGATAGTAAGTTTATAGATGAATATCGACAGCCGCTCACTAAACGGTTTAACGGTTATCTGATTATGCAGAAACCGGACGACTGGTTTTCCGCCCGCCGTGCATTAAAAAATGCGTATTGCAAAATTCAACGTGGACGTCTGGACCCTCATTCCCGCTCTGCATGTTGTGGTTGTACTTCCTGTCAGCGTCGATAGAGTACGCTTTCATTGTTTTCAGATAGTTAAATATATTTATCATGAAATTTATTAATCAAACTGTCATCAGTGATTAAATTAATGAACGTTAGAATAACTAACAGATTAATAAATAAAATATACAAACAAAAGTAATGATTTATATAACAGTTTAATTTTATTGCATTGACCTTTGGTTATATTTTAATTAAATTGTTTCCGTTGTATTAAGTGGTCAGATGTTGTTGTATGAAGAGAAATGGTTTTACTCTTATAGAGTTAGTTGTCGTTATTGTTATTCTCGGGGTTCTGGCCGTTACCGCAGCACCGCGCTTCCTTAACCTACAGTCAGACGCAAGAAATGCGGCTTTAGAAGGGCTAAAAGGGGCACTCGAATCGGGACTTTCTCTCGGATACAGTGCATTGGCAATTAATGGCCTAGAGAATGAGTCCTACATTAATGCCGGTGGTAGCAACCCAACCACTATTCCTATCGATGGTTGCAGTACCCGTTGTATTTTCCGTTACGGTTACCCAGAATCAGACTGGTATACCCTCAGCGTTTTGGTCGATGGTATTAACAAAGATTATGAGCAAACTAAAGATTGGGGAATAACCAAGATTGGTGGTAGTGGCCCCTTGATTATTACCGATAAATCTAATCTGGTATATAACGGCAGCGTGCCAACCTTAGTAAATAACAACTGTTATGTTCGTTATACACAAGCCACTAGCAGTAATAGCTATTCACTGGATCTGGTTGCCTGTCCGTAAACCGTTATTTGATTTTTAAAGAAAACGGCCTTCAATGATGAAGGCCGTTTTTACATGGACTTTTGGGATTGGGGCTACTCTGTTTCAGACAATAGCTGGTTAATCACCTTAAGCACGCCTGATTCCCTGTTGGAAGGAGCGGCAAAGCGGGCATACTTTTTCACGCCTTTATGAGCGTTTTCCATTGCGTAAGAGTGGTAGCTCTCTTGCAGCATCTCCAGATCATTAAAGTAATCACCGAAACTCATGGTCTGTTCGAAAGTAAAACCGAGGCTGTTTTGCAGGTGCCTGATAGCAGCACCCTTAGAAGCATCGTGGCTCATTACATCCAGCCAGACTCTGGCGCTGACAACCACTTTATGATCATGACCAAACTCTTGATTGATGCCCGGATACATTAACTCTTCCGCACCATCAAAGTGACAGAGGGCAACTTTAATAAACTCATCCTCAACGGCCAGCAAATCCTCAACTGACTGACAGTTATGGTAGTACTTGCTGATTTCATCGATGGCCTGTTGCGATTCGGTCTCAATATAAGCGGATTTCTTTCCGCACAGAACGACATGGGAGCCGGGTATGTTGCGGGCTGTACGAATCACTGCATCGGTAGAGCTCTTTTTCATGGTGTTGCTATAAAGCTCTTCGCCTTTATACATCACCAGAGTGCCGTTTTCGGCCACAAACATCATGCGATCTTTGACTGGTGCAAAAGTTTCCAGCAGGCTGTAATACTGGCGGCCTGAAGCAGCGGCGAAGATGATATCTCTCTTCTCCAGCTGTGTAAAAATATCAAAAAAAGCCGGATCAAGGTTGCTGTTTTCGTCCAGCAAAGTGCCGTCCATATCGGCGGCAATAAACTTAATATCTCTGTTTGCCATTGTGGTCATACTCATCGATTAAATTTAAAAATAATTATCGCAGAGGCGAATAGCGCCTCTGCCCTGAATTTTGTCAGCGGTTAAACAGCCTGATTCTGTGTCCAAACAGGTTGACCAGTGCACCGGCAACAATCAGGGCTCCTCCTGCATAGGTCCATGCGGACGGTACTTCATTGAAGAAAGCGATACCCAGCAGGATTGAAAACACAATTTGTACATAAGAATAAGCAGAAGCTTTGCCGGCCGTTTGTGTCTGCATCGCCTTGGTTAAACCAATTTGCCCAACCTGAGTAAACAGGCCGATAAAAATCAGGAACAGGGTCAGGTGGAAGTCAGGCATAACAAAGTTATCGCCAATCAGTGCAAGGGAAACCGGAAGTGCCACCATAGGGAAATAGAAAATAATGACGGAAGAGTCTTCACTCTTACTCAGTTTTCTGACGATAACATAGGCGATAGCGCTGCCGAATGCCCCCAGAATAGCGACCAGTACACTCAGTAATGGCAGTGAAGAAGCAAGCTTCAGTGACATGGACGGGTAGACCATGGCGAACACGCCCAGCAGGCAGAGCAATATACAGATAACTGTAGAAAACTGTATTTTCTCTTTCAGGAAAAGCACTGCTAACAGGGAGGTAAATACCGGGTGGGTATACTGAAGAATAGTTGCCTCAGCTAACGGCAGGGTGGTTACCGCATAGTAAACACACATCAGGGCAATGGTGCCCATTACCCCTCGTAAAAACAGCAGTGGTTTATTGTTTCCCCAGATAGAAATTCGCTTTCTCTTTACGTCCAGATAACTGATGACAAGGGATACCAGCGCCCTTGCTGCCACGATTTCAAAGACAGGAATACCATACTGGCCGACGTATTTTACACAGGCCGTCATAAGCGCAAAACCAAGCGCAGATAAGATCATAAACCTTACCCCTGAAGGGAAAAGGTCGGAAAGAGAGTTGAGCATACCGGGTTCACAAAATTTCAGGATGGCTGACTTTACCACAAGTTTATTTTTACCCCCTAAAATATTTGACGTTATTCACAGTTTTTATTCTGCTGGATTTTGTTTTGACCGTCCGTGAATGTCGGGATATTATTTTCTTCTAACCATAATTACAGCCAACCTATAAAGGATATTCCATTGAGATTACTACTTGCTCTTCTTCTGCCTTGGTTTCAGTTTTTTACCATAGGCCGTCCGTTTGCCGGCATTATTTGTCTGGTACTCCAAATTACCCTGATTGGCTGGATTCCGGCTGCAATTTGGTCTGTCTATGCATTAAGCCAGTATAAAACCGATAAAAAGATCGAAAAGGCGCTGCAGGAAAAGGCTTAATTGCTTGTTGCTACTGCCGTTTAAGACTGAGAGAGGGGGGCCCTCTCTTTGTATTTTAGCCTTTAATTAAATAATTACTAGACGACTGGTCTATTTTGAATTAATCTAGCGCCATGAACAGACAAACAAATGCCACAAGACAACATATACTGGATACCGGTTATGAGCTAATCGTAGCGAAAGGCTTTACCGGAGTAGGCTTGTCTCAGTTACTTAAACATGCGGAAGTGCCGAAGGGCTCTTTCTACCATTACTTTAAATCTAAAGAGCAGTTTGGCGAGGCCATGATTGCCGATTACTTTGATAAGTATCAGCAAAGGCTCGGCGCGCTGTTCAGTGACAGCAACCTGACAGGAAAAGAGCGACTGCTGACCTACTGGCGTCGCTGGATAGAGTTAAACAATGGTACCTGCGGAGCTGAGCGCTGTCTGGTTGTTAAACTGGCGGCAGAAGTTTCTGATCTCTCTGAGTCAATGCGGATAGCACTGAACCGCGGAGCGGAGAACATTATCGGCCAGATCACTGATTGTATTGAGTCGGGTGTACAAGATGGTTCAGTCTCGGTATCTAATCCGGCAGAGACCGCTGTTGAACTCTATCAGCTCTGGCTTGGGGCAAGTGTGCTCTATAAATTAAGTAAAGATAGCAGCGGAATGGAAAAAACCTTGCTGAAGACAGAAGCAGTTCTATCCGGCAAAACAGACGACTAAACATACGACCTGTGAGAGGGGGTTCTTGCAGGTTTTTTTATAACCTGACACTAGACGACTGGTCTAATTGTTAAGGTCAAATTATTAAATTAATGCTGAAACAAGAGAGCGTTCAGCCAACAAAAGGAAATCCTATGCAAAACCATAACAACCAAAGCATTGTACTGGCTTCACGACCTGTCGGTGCACCAAGGTCAGAGAACTTCCGTCTGGAAACATCAACTGTACCGGCTCCGGGTGAGGGGGAAGTACTGCTTCGCACAATCTACCTGTCACTTGACCCTTATATGCGTGGCCGGATGAATGATGCGGAATCCTATGCGGAACCAGTGGCTCTGAACGATGTGATGGTGGGTGGCACTGTCTGTCAGGTTGAAGTTTCAAACCATAAAGACTTCGAAGTGGGCGAGTGGGTACTGGCCTACACAGGCTGGCAGAAGTATGCCCTGTCTGACGGGGAAGGCTTGCTTAAACTCGGTAAGCAACCTTTAGCACCTTCTTATGCGCTGGGCATTATGGGGATGCCGGGTTTCACCGCCTATATGGGGCTGTTGGATATTGGTGAGCCTAAGCCGGGCGATACGATTGTGGTTGCAGCGGCAACCGGGCCTGTTGGCGCAACCGTTGGTCAGATCGGTAAACTGAAAGGCTGCCGGGTTGTTGGTATTGCAGGCGGTGAAGAGAAGTGCCGCTACGCAACAGAGGAGCTTGGCTTTGATGCCTGTATCGACCACAGAGCTGAGGATTTTGCTCAGCAGTTACAGTCCGCTTGTGACAAAGGTATTGATGTGTACTTCGAAAATGTCGGCGGAAAAGTGTTTGATGCGGTACTTCCGTTGCTTAATACCGGTGCCCGCGTACCTCTGTGCGGACTGGTATCTCAATACAACGCAACCTCGCTTCCTGAAGGACCGGACAGAATGTCTCTGCTGATGGCAACTCTGCTGATCAAACGTATCAAAATGCAGGGCTTTATTATTTTTGATGATTACGCACACCGCTATAACGAGTTTGCACAAGAGATGAGCAAGTGGCTGCAGGAAGGCAAGATTAAATATAAAGAGCAGTTGGTTGAGGGGCTGGAGAATGCACCGGAAGCATTTGCTGGTCTGCTGGAAGGCAAGAACTTCGGTAAGTTGGTTATTAAAGTGAATGAGCCGGTTTAACCGATTATTGGTTTAAGGATAATAAGAGGAAATCGCAATGATTACATTACATCACCTTAATAAATCACGTTCTAAACGTATTATCTGGCTGCTGGAAGAGCTTGGCCTTGAATATAACATTCAGCCTTATCAGCGTGATGCTGTCACTTTTCTTGCGCCGCCAGAGTTAAAGGCGGTTCATCCCTTGGGCAAATCTCCGGTGCTGGAAGATAACGGATTAGTTATCGCTGAGTCTGGTGCTATTACCGAGTATCTGATCGATAAGTTTTCTGACGGTAAACTTGCTCCGGAGAAAGGTACTACCGCTTATGTTGAGTACCTGCAATGGATGCATTTTGCCGAGAGTTCGGGAATTCTTCCTCCGCTACTCAAGATATTTGTGCTTAAAGATGGTTGTGACACTAATTTTCTGGGCGACTACGCCGATGCAGAGCTGGCTAAGGTAATGAGTTACCTGAACAGTTCCCTTGAAGGTAAACGCTATCTGATAGAAGAGCGACTGACGGGCGCAGACATAATGATTTCGTTTATTGTCGAAGCTTTGAAAAATCTGGGTGAAATTGAAAAGTACCCGAATATTCAAGGTTACGCAGCTCAACTGGCGACACATCCGGCATTTGTAAAAGCAGATCATATTGAAGCTGACGCGGAAAAGTAACAAGTTTATCTTTCTGATTTAAATTTTGATTAATACGGCCTCTTTTGTATGGTTAATGCTGGCAAAAGAGGCCGTAGTTTTATCTGACGCTTATGGAGTATAAATTGAGCTTCTGATGGAAAATATTTAATGAATTTGCAAAAACATTAAAAAATATGTGATTTTGCTCTTGATAAACTTCATAAACGTGACTAAAATCACGCCATAAATGTGAAGCGAAGAAAAAACAGGAGAAAAGAATATATGAAAAATACTATTGCACATGCGTTTATCGGCCAAAAAGCAATGAAAAACATGATTAACGAATCAATCAAGCTTAAAGCAGAGAAAAAGAACACTTTTAAGGCGTCGCTTTTCTCAGCAATCATGATTAGAAACGCTGTTAGCCTGTAATCCAGGCAAGCTGCCATCCGGCAAAAAAGAAGTAACTACAAATTTAAGCAATACAACCTTCAGGCACCAAACTTCAGACAAACAGCAGGCATCATCTTCTGATGTCAGGCTCTGCCAACAGAGCCGGGAAATAGTGTATGACTCACGACATATCTGAATGTTTTCTACCCGATAGAACTTAACAAACTACTCAGACACGGACTTCTGAACTTATCTGCTCGATTTAGGAGCGAAGGTTAGATATAGCGCCATTAATACTCAGAGGAAAATCAAATGAAAAACAATATAGCTAATGCATACATGGGTCAGAAAGCTGCACAAAAAATGATCAGAGAACAAGCAGAAAAACCGGTGCAAGTTAAACGCAAAGAGAAAGCGACGCTAATCTCTGCAATCATGCTGAGAAATGGTGTAGGCGGTACCCTTGAATCAAACACTCAGGTTGAATCTGTTGTTGATTCCATTGAGTCATGTGCAACTAAAGCGGT
This is a stretch of genomic DNA from Vibrio sp. SCSIO 43137. It encodes these proteins:
- a CDS encoding glutathione S-transferase family protein, whose amino-acid sequence is MITLHHLNKSRSKRIIWLLEELGLEYNIQPYQRDAVTFLAPPELKAVHPLGKSPVLEDNGLVIAESGAITEYLIDKFSDGKLAPEKGTTAYVEYLQWMHFAESSGILPPLLKIFVLKDGCDTNFLGDYADAELAKVMSYLNSSLEGKRYLIEERLTGADIMISFIVEALKNLGEIEKYPNIQGYAAQLATHPAFVKADHIEADAEK
- a CDS encoding YqaE/Pmp3 family membrane protein → MRLLLALLLPWFQFFTIGRPFAGIICLVLQITLIGWIPAAIWSVYALSQYKTDKKIEKALQEKA
- a CDS encoding nitrogenase-stabilizing/protective protein NifW is translated as MSQTDILQKIASFTSIEQALEYFEIDFDSKFIDEYRQPLTKRFNGYLIMQKPDDWFSARRALKNAYCKIQRGRLDPHSRSACCGCTSCQRR
- a CDS encoding Cof-type HAD-IIB family hydrolase — encoded protein: MANRDIKFIAADMDGTLLDENSNLDPAFFDIFTQLEKRDIIFAAASGRQYYSLLETFAPVKDRMMFVAENGTLVMYKGEELYSNTMKKSSTDAVIRTARNIPGSHVVLCGKKSAYIETESQQAIDEISKYYHNCQSVEDLLAVEDEFIKVALCHFDGAEELMYPGINQEFGHDHKVVVSARVWLDVMSHDASKGAAIRHLQNSLGFTFEQTMSFGDYFNDLEMLQESYHSYAMENAHKGVKKYARFAAPSNRESGVLKVINQLLSETE
- a CDS encoding DMT family transporter, translated to MLNSLSDLFPSGVRFMILSALGFALMTACVKYVGQYGIPVFEIVAARALVSLVISYLDVKRKRISIWGNNKPLLFLRGVMGTIALMCVYYAVTTLPLAEATILQYTHPVFTSLLAVLFLKEKIQFSTVICILLCLLGVFAMVYPSMSLKLASSLPLLSVLVAILGAFGSAIAYVIVRKLSKSEDSSVIIFYFPMVALPVSLALIGDNFVMPDFHLTLFLIFIGLFTQVGQIGLTKAMQTQTAGKASAYSYVQIVFSILLGIAFFNEVPSAWTYAGGALIVAGALVNLFGHRIRLFNR
- a CDS encoding prepilin-type N-terminal cleavage/methylation domain-containing protein, whose translation is MKRNGFTLIELVVVIVILGVLAVTAAPRFLNLQSDARNAALEGLKGALESGLSLGYSALAINGLENESYINAGGSNPTTIPIDGCSTRCIFRYGYPESDWYTLSVLVDGINKDYEQTKDWGITKIGGSGPLIITDKSNLVYNGSVPTLVNNNCYVRYTQATSSNSYSLDLVACP
- a CDS encoding NADP-dependent oxidoreductase → MQNHNNQSIVLASRPVGAPRSENFRLETSTVPAPGEGEVLLRTIYLSLDPYMRGRMNDAESYAEPVALNDVMVGGTVCQVEVSNHKDFEVGEWVLAYTGWQKYALSDGEGLLKLGKQPLAPSYALGIMGMPGFTAYMGLLDIGEPKPGDTIVVAAATGPVGATVGQIGKLKGCRVVGIAGGEEKCRYATEELGFDACIDHRAEDFAQQLQSACDKGIDVYFENVGGKVFDAVLPLLNTGARVPLCGLVSQYNATSLPEGPDRMSLLMATLLIKRIKMQGFIIFDDYAHRYNEFAQEMSKWLQEGKIKYKEQLVEGLENAPEAFAGLLEGKNFGKLVIKVNEPV
- a CDS encoding TetR/AcrR family transcriptional regulator, which translates into the protein MNRQTNATRQHILDTGYELIVAKGFTGVGLSQLLKHAEVPKGSFYHYFKSKEQFGEAMIADYFDKYQQRLGALFSDSNLTGKERLLTYWRRWIELNNGTCGAERCLVVKLAAEVSDLSESMRIALNRGAENIIGQITDCIESGVQDGSVSVSNPAETAVELYQLWLGASVLYKLSKDSSGMEKTLLKTEAVLSGKTDD
- a CDS encoding nucleoside hydrolase translates to MTKKIILDTDPGIDDAMAIIFAEAHPEIELMAITTVYGNATIDNATHNALYLKQKYNMQADVAKGTDKPLVRPPVGATVVVHGEAGFGDVKAPESLEVTADPRPAYQYIIDSVRAEPGEITLVAVGPLTNLALALEADPEIVNLVKEVVIMGGAFGENDHRGNVTPYAEANIHDDPHAADKVFTASWPVVIIGLDVTEESFFTSQYLDELRDDAGEVGQFIWDVSRYYLKFYSEKVGMDGCHVHDPSAIAYVIDPSLFTLRSGAVRVVTDGPAEGHTMQKIDKRGYMHDEWSVYPAQNVGVKVDSDTLLSLYRETIIDYSKK